In Calliopsis andreniformis isolate RMS-2024a chromosome 8, iyCalAndr_principal, whole genome shotgun sequence, one DNA window encodes the following:
- the LOC143182666 gene encoding uncharacterized protein LOC143182666, producing the protein MRINVSYTYRLPNDVDLVFVKRDRYVIALFMCLDIIAVMLIISTELFSFMFILHIRGLYTIAIRRIKKGMAQSLLTTSSYDKYIIIYDSVAKSMETYKSMIQCRIHFKQTFLSHYFCMYLVSVVFPATTLLRIMQAMTDPDDNINNIVLGSMSLLIFTGFVYILNYLSQLVIDDNDEFFDTPYNTEWYEAPLPAQKLLLFIMRGRTNNTDTNLYGMYKPSMQGISTHMKISWSYFMTLYSIR; encoded by the exons ATGCGTATTAACGTGTCGTACACGTATCGATTACCAAATGATGTGGACCTGGTTTTTGTTAAGAGAGATCGCTATGTGATTGCTCTTTTCATGTGCTTGGATATTATAGCTGTAATGCTTATCATCAGCACTGAGTTGTTTTCATTCATGTTTATCCTACATATACGAGGATTATATACGATAGCTAT TCGTCGAATAAAAAAGGGGATGGCTCAGAGTTTATTAACGACATCTAGTTATGATAAATATATCATCATTTATGACAGTGTGGCGAAGTCAATGGAAACATACAAGTCAATGATACA GTGTCGAATACACTTTAAACAAACCTTTCTGTCACACTATTTCTGTATGTACTTAGTGTCAGTAGTATTCCCCGCAACGACTTTGCTTCGC ATTATGCAAGCGATGACGGACCCCGATGACAATATTAACAACATCGTTCTAGGCAGTATGTCCTTACTCATTTTCACAGGCTTTGTATATATTCTCAACTATTTATCGCAACTCGTgattgatgataatgatgaattTTTTGATACTCC ATATAACACAGAGTGGTATGAGGCGCCATTACCAGCGCAAAAATTACTACTTTTCATTATGCGAGGTAGAACAAACAATACAGACACAAACCTATATGGCATGTACAAACCATCGATGCAAGGTATTTCTACG CATATGAAAATATCGTGGTCTTACTTTATGACGTTATACTCTATtcgatga
- the LOC143182667 gene encoding uncharacterized protein LOC143182667, which translates to MFSHSSENSCPSTDFRFEMYRFANHKYNYASTLILYAFLIHGGTIVVGAEITTVTFIHHACGLYNVMCYRINQVLAEESPQASASHKNRVVCKEIIYVAKLHKRALQSVPSFIFLTNYKLSNHLLSLLPTRIFPLNMHM; encoded by the exons ATGTTTTCGCATTCTTCGGAGAATAGTTGTCCTTCTACTGATTTTCGCTTCGAAATGTATCGTTTCGCCAATCACAAATACAACTACGCCTCCACACTAATATTGTATGCATTTCTGATACACGGAGGAACTATAGTTGTCGGTGCAGAAATAACAACAGTAACGTTCATTCATCATGCTTGTGGTCTATACAATGTAATGTG TTACCGTATAAACCAAGTACTGGCGGAAGAATCGCCGCAAGCTTCAGCTTCTCACAAAAACAGAGTCGTATGCAAAGAGATAATTTATGTAGCAAAATTGCACAAACGAGCGCTCCAGTCAGTACCATCATTTATATTTCTAACAAATTACAAGCTTTCTAATCATCTTTTAAGTTTACTTCCTACGCGTATTTTCCCACTTAATATGCATATGTAA
- the LOC143182669 gene encoding uncharacterized protein LOC143182669 — MESTFQSSYFVLILLGVITASLHFVCLYDAVLKHLQLYDILLEIFVVLACLIYMFLTNHLGQLVIDSGSKFFTQMYDTKWYTVSVPTQKLLLYVMQNSVKSYTFLVGGLFKPNYEGFYMLFKMSLSYFMVVFSTYS, encoded by the exons ATGGAAAGCACCTTTCAATCCTCATATTTTGTTTTAATACTGTTGGGTGTGATTACAGCAAGTCTTCACTTTGTATGT CTATATGATGCTGTATTGAAACATTTGCAATTGTATGATATACTTCTTGAAATTTTTGTTGTTCTCGCGTGTTTGATATACATGTTTTTGACTAACCATTTGGGGCAGTTAGTCATCGATAGTGGCTCGAAGTTTTTTACACAAAT GTATGATACGAAATGGTACACGGTTTCCGTGCCTACGCAGAAGTTGctcttatacgttatgcaaaacagtgtgaaaagttATACATTCCTGGTTGGTGGTCTCTTCAAACCGAATTACGAAGGATTTTATATG CTCTTCAAAATGTCTTTATCTTACTTTATGGTCGTCTTTTCCACCTACTCGTGA